In the genome of Ananas comosus cultivar F153 linkage group 11, ASM154086v1, whole genome shotgun sequence, one region contains:
- the LOC109717443 gene encoding RGG repeats nuclear RNA binding protein A-like, with the protein MATANPFDILGDDDNDDPSQLIAAQQQKIASQQQKGAAKKPAAAAAAAAPAAAKLPSKPLPPAQAVREARSNTGPARGGAGRGRGRGGGRGFGVGQSRDFGNGNANGFSGGYDAAAAGGGEGGDGNKEDRGPRQPFRGARRGGYRNGEAGEFSDRPPRRTYERHSGTAHGYEMKREGAGRGNWGTFTDETIAQETEETVHADEKSVVPEKKTEQGDVPSGEADKDNKEGAANETEEKEQEDKEMTLEEYEKIREEKRKALLALKTEERKVEIDKDLQTMQQLSTKKSNADVFIKLGSDKDLKKKENAERDERAKKSLSINEFLKPVEGDRYYSPGGRGRGRGRGPFRGGFGRTTGPSAAPSIEDQSQFPSLGGK; encoded by the exons ATGGCGACCGCGAACCCCTTCGACATCCTCggcgacgacgacaacgacgacccGTCGCAGCTCATCGCCGCGCAGCAGCAGAAGATCGCATCGCAGCAGCAGAAGGGCGCCGCGAAGAagcccgcggcggcggcggcggcggcggcgcccgctGCGGCGAAGCTCCCCTCCAAGCCTCTCCCTCCGGCTCAAGCTG TGAGAGAAGCTCGGAGTAACACCGGGCCGGCACGAGGCGGGGCCGGTCGAGGACGCGGCCGAGGTGGCGGCCGGGGTTTTGGAGTCGGCCAAAGCCGAGATTTTGGGAATGGAAATGCCAATGGCTTTTCTGGAGGATATGATGCTGCTGCAGCAGGAGGCGGAGAAGGTGGCGATGGCAATAAAGAAGACCGCGGGCCGCGTCAGCCTTTCCGCGGTGCCCGCCGTGGTGGGTATCGGAACGGCGAAGCCGGAGAGTTCTCTGACAGGCCGCCGCGCAGGACGTATGAGCGCCACAGCGGCACTGCGCATGGATATGAGATGAAGCGCGAGGGCGCAGGCCGCGGCAACTGGGGAACTTTTACTGACGAGACCATTGCTCA GGAAACTGAGGAAACTGTGCACGCTGACGAAAAGAGTGTTGTGCCTGAGAAGAAGACCGAGCAGGGCGATGTGCCGTCTGGAGAGGCTGATAAGGATAACAAAGAAGGTGCAGCAAACGAGACAGAAGAAAAGGAGCAGGAGGATAAG GAGATGACTTTGGAGGAATATGAGAAAATAAGGGAGGAGAAGCGGAAAGCCCTACTTGCACTGAAGACTGAAGAGAGAAAGGTTGAAATCGACAAAGACCTGCAGACTATGCAGCAGCTCTCGACGAAAAAGAGCAATGCTGATGTCTTCATTAAGTTG GGTTCTGATAAGGAcctgaaaaagaaagaaaatgctgAGCGGGATGAACGCGCCAAGAAG tctCTGAGCATCAATGAGTTCTTAAAGCCAGTTGAAGGCGACCGCTACTACAGTCCCGGCGGCCGTGGGCGCGGGAGGGGGCGCGGCCCATTCAGAGGCGGGTTTGGTCGGACCACTGGCCCTTCTGCTGCCCCGTCAATTGAAGATCAATCGCAATTTCCATCGCTCGGTgggaagtga
- the LOC109717194 gene encoding uncharacterized protein LOC109717194, whose protein sequence is MVPLFESYKKIHGTSCLPFSPPPNWACHGAHPQNAKPVRRLRLPSPDACEGHGRGLLAPPPPATGGADQPRRQRPQSPSSRRRRRRTCRGSGGDARRARVLHRPRRPAPSDVTSPDSVGFKQPTPGMMLNQLHLCFVAAQFVRTQIIELGLVNWFG, encoded by the exons ATGGTTCCACTCTTTGAATCATACAAGAAGA TCCACGGCACATCTTGTTTGCCTTTTTCACCCCCACCCAATTGGGCTTGCCACGGAGCCCACCCCCAAAACGCCAAACCTGTTCGACGCCTCCGCCTCCCGTCTCCAGATGCTTGCGAGGGCCATGGCCGCGGCTTGCTCGCCCCGCCGCCTCCGGCCACGGGCGGCGCCGACCAACCTCGTCGGCAACGCCCTCAATCTCcgagcagccgccgccgccgccgccgcacgtGCCGAGGGAGCGGAGGGGACGCGCGTCGAGCTCGTGTGCTTCATCGACCCCGACGCCCCGCCCCCTCGGACGTAACATCTCCCGATTCCGTAG GTTTTAAGCAACCAACACCGGGAATGATGCTTAATCAACTGCATCTTTGCTTTGTCGCAGCTCAGTTCGTGAGGACTCAAATCATCGAGCTCGGTTTGGTTAATTGGTTTGGTTGA
- the LOC109717765 gene encoding probable F-box protein At4g22030 has product MASLQSQNLFLKPVVIKSTRANLNFPSNIPKAGHVSIPNTATIAQKMSSNVVDGSGAYVRHLYAAAEAAADRAEMHAIIGQQRDNWNHLLLSSINSMNLSAVVMAGVCAARPEQFLAFKVSAALLYAAAAAMMAAVNTVQPSQLAEEQRSAVRLFRQLERSVYTELAVGDPPEEDDVKEAIARVLALDRAYPLSLMPGMLDKFPKKVEPTTWWPRINRRREKQLETATGEAAGANGWSKELEEEMKGVLQVLRKKDEEQYITVGKLALGVSRALAALGPWPGLVAAVGGALAAVTNAAEHGGQVGMLFELFRNLAGYYRQLEEAIEANLAERDAARRDNGELFETQMALRLGRSPTELKEFAAHVRTAKETSSSSLLSSSSPPPPRGEEEEGNGGGEEFAGKLF; this is encoded by the exons atgGCTTCTTTGCAAAGCCAAAATCTCTTCCTAAAGCCAGTTGTGATCAAAAGCACTAGGGCTAATCTTAATTTCCCCAGTAATATTCCAAAAGCAGGTCATGTATCAATTCCTAACACTGCTACAATTGCACAAAAAATGAGCAGTAACGTAGTGGATGGCTCCGGCGCCTACGTCCGTCACCTCTACGCCGCCGCCGAGGCGGCCGCCGACCGCGCGGAGATGCATGCAATCATCGGCCAGCAGCGCGACAACTGGAACCACCTCCTCCTCAGCTCCATCAACTCCATGAACCTCTCGGCGGTGGTCATGGCCGGTGTCTGCGCCGCACGGCCTGAGCAGTTCTTGGCGTTCAAGGTCTCCGCCGCGCTTCTgtacgccgccgccgctgcgatGATGGCGGCCGTCAACACGGTCCAGCCGTCGCAGCTGGCGGAGGAGCAGCGGAGCGCCGTGCGGCTGTTCCGCCAGCTCGAGAGGTCGGTTTATACGGAGTTGGCCGTCGGTGATCCGCCGGAGGAGGACGACGTGAAGGAGGCGATCGCGAGAGTTTTAGCCCTCGACAG GGCGTATCCACTCTCGCTGATGCCCGGAATGCTCGACAAGTTCCCGAAAAAGGTCGAGCCGACGACATGGTGGCCGCGCATCAACCGCCGCCGTGAAAAGCAACTTGAAACTGCGACCGGAGAAGCTGCAGGCGCCAACGGGTGGAGCAAAGAGCTCGAAGAAGAGATGAAGGGAGTGCTCCAAGTGCTCAGGAAAAAAGACGAAGAGCAATACATTACGGTCGGAAAATTGGCGTTAGGCGTGAGCCGAGCACTTGCGGCCCTCGGGCCGTGGCCGGGGCTTGTCGCGGCGGTCGGGGGCGCGCTCGCGGCGGTGACGAACGCCGCAGAGCACGGGGGGCAGGTGGGGATGCTGTTCGAGCTGTTCCGCAACCTGGCGGGGTACTACCGGCAGCTGGAAGAGGCGATCGAGGCGAACCTGGCAGAGCGGGACGCTGCGCGGAGGGACAACGGGGAGCTGTTCGAGACGCAGATGGCGCTGCGGCTCGGACGGAGCCCCACGGAGCTCAAGGAGTTCGCGGCGCATGTGAGGACGGCCAAAGAGACATCTTCGTCATCATTGTTGTCGTCGTcatcgccaccgccgccgcggggggaagaggaggaaggaaaTGGTGGTGGTGAAGAGTTTGCCGGGAAGCTATTCTAG